One stretch of Sphingomonas rosea DNA includes these proteins:
- the lipA gene encoding lipoyl synthase, with amino-acid sequence MNAPTALPTPPRARKPDWIRVKAPTSEGYAETRKLMRSLNLATVCEEAACPNIGECWTKKHATVMILGDTCTRACAFCNVKTGMPRAVDPFEPQNTAIAAAKLGLEHIVITSVDRDDLPDGGASQFVKVIEALRRETPTTTIEILTPDFRNKSEEAVARIVDAGPDVYNHNLETVPRLYPTIRPGARYYASLRLLESVKRRNPAIFTKSGVMVGLGEQRLEVHQVMDDMRSADIDFLTMGQYLQPTPRHANVEEFVTPDSFKAYAAIARAKGFLLVAASPLTRSSYHAGDDFRKMQEARAARLAR; translated from the coding sequence ATGAACGCGCCGACCGCACTCCCGACCCCGCCCCGAGCGCGGAAGCCCGACTGGATCCGGGTCAAGGCTCCGACCTCCGAAGGCTATGCCGAAACGCGCAAGCTGATGCGCTCGCTGAACCTTGCCACCGTGTGCGAGGAAGCGGCCTGCCCGAACATCGGCGAGTGCTGGACCAAGAAGCACGCCACGGTGATGATCCTCGGCGACACCTGCACCCGGGCCTGCGCCTTCTGCAACGTCAAGACGGGCATGCCGCGCGCGGTCGATCCGTTCGAGCCGCAGAACACCGCCATCGCGGCGGCCAAGCTCGGCCTTGAGCACATTGTCATCACCAGCGTCGATCGCGACGACCTTCCCGACGGCGGCGCCAGCCAGTTCGTCAAGGTGATCGAGGCGCTCCGCCGCGAGACTCCAACGACGACGATCGAGATCCTGACCCCCGACTTCCGCAACAAGAGCGAGGAAGCGGTCGCACGGATCGTCGACGCCGGTCCCGACGTCTACAACCACAATCTCGAGACCGTCCCGAGGCTTTATCCGACGATCCGGCCGGGCGCGCGTTATTATGCCTCGCTCCGCCTCCTCGAGAGCGTCAAGCGCCGCAACCCGGCGATCTTCACCAAGTCGGGGGTCATGGTCGGGCTCGGCGAGCAGCGGCTCGAGGTCCACCAGGTGATGGACGACATGCGCTCGGCCGACATCGATTTCCTGACCATGGGCCAGTATCTCCAGCCGACCCCGCGCCATGCCAATGTCGAGGAGTTCGTGACACCCGATTCGTTCAAGGCCTATGCCGCGATCGCCCGGGCCAAGGGCTTCCTGCTGGTGGCGGCATCGCCGCTGACTCGCTCGAGCTATCACGCGGGCGACGATTTCCGGAAGATGCAGGAAGCCCGGGCGGCGCGGCTGGCTCGCTAG
- a CDS encoding NYN domain-containing protein yields the protein MDRDRNIALLIDADNASPDHLDEVLLVLGELGGINVRRAYGNWSKPALKNWGLLTTQHSIQPIQQFDVVKGKSATDMRMVIDAMDMLHRDQIDGLGIMSSDSDFLPLAQRIREAGIPVYGFGTAKTPVSFQNSCTRFFDVAALAAAEPDEPADPDHEARPVEQELLNALGSAWKQSKRDQEGFASLSEVGQRAKAVLSFSVRNYGARSLSELVRSMPEFQVREADGGGLLVRRVR from the coding sequence ATGGACCGCGACCGCAACATTGCCCTGCTGATCGACGCCGACAATGCCTCGCCCGACCACCTCGACGAGGTGTTGCTCGTGCTGGGCGAACTGGGCGGAATCAATGTCCGCCGCGCCTACGGCAACTGGTCCAAGCCCGCGCTCAAGAACTGGGGCCTGCTCACCACCCAGCATTCGATCCAGCCGATCCAGCAGTTCGACGTCGTCAAGGGCAAGAGCGCGACCGACATGCGGATGGTGATCGACGCCATGGACATGCTCCACCGCGACCAGATCGACGGGCTGGGCATCATGTCGAGCGACAGCGACTTCCTCCCCCTCGCCCAGCGCATCCGCGAGGCGGGCATCCCGGTCTATGGCTTCGGCACCGCCAAGACCCCGGTCAGCTTCCAGAACAGCTGCACCCGCTTCTTTGACGTCGCCGCGCTGGCCGCCGCCGAACCCGACGAACCTGCCGATCCCGACCACGAGGCACGCCCGGTCGAGCAGGAATTGCTTAATGCGCTCGGTTCGGCCTGGAAGCAGAGCAAGCGCGACCAGGAAGGCTTTGCGTCCCTGTCCGAAGTCGGTCAGCGCGCCAAGGCGGTGCTGAGCTTCTCGGTCCGCAACTATGGCGCGCGCAGCCTCTCCGAGCTCGTCCGCTCGATGCCCGAGTTCCAGGTCAGGGAAGCTGACGGCGGCGGGCTGCTGGTCCGCCGGGTCCGCTAG
- a CDS encoding hemerythrin domain-containing protein — protein sequence MATRNETRTRSRSNDNNRKTRKPAAEKSAFSFGNGESGAAPLLGALAAGAAIGIGANWARKFLQQASESVMAGNAWDEILKLEHKATLAKFDALLATEDSETVKRAGLVKLLHYGLNKHSFQEEQVVYPALRQANETVDADHLEHEHGYVKTYLYRLENMEKDSAEFLPTVREFRDLIAEHAKMEEEQVYPRFKAAMSDEQNARITMLMNKEGMKMN from the coding sequence ATGGCCACGCGTAACGAAACCCGGACTCGCAGCCGCAGCAACGACAACAACCGCAAGACCCGCAAGCCCGCGGCCGAGAAGAGCGCCTTCTCGTTCGGCAACGGCGAGAGCGGCGCCGCCCCGCTGCTCGGCGCGCTGGCGGCCGGCGCGGCGATCGGCATCGGCGCCAACTGGGCGCGCAAGTTCCTGCAGCAGGCGTCGGAATCGGTCATGGCCGGCAACGCCTGGGACGAGATCCTGAAGCTTGAGCACAAGGCGACACTCGCCAAGTTCGACGCGCTCCTCGCCACCGAGGACAGCGAAACGGTCAAGCGCGCGGGCCTCGTCAAGCTCCTCCACTACGGCCTCAACAAGCACAGCTTCCAGGAGGAGCAGGTCGTCTATCCGGCGCTTCGCCAGGCCAATGAAACGGTCGACGCCGACCATCTCGAGCATGAGCATGGCTATGTGAAGACCTACCTCTATCGCCTTGAGAACATGGAAAAGGATTCGGCCGAGTTCCTGCCGACCGTGCGCGAGTTCCGCGACCTCATCGCCGAGCATGCGAAAATGGAAGAAGAGCAGGTCTACCCGCGCTTCAAGGCCGCGATGAGCGATGAGCAGAACGCCCGGATCACCATGCTGATGAACAAGGAAGGCATGAAGATGAACTGA
- a CDS encoding carbonic anhydrase, with amino-acid sequence MQAYRALLDGYRRFRSTGYPDQRRRWEALATGQEPPVMIIGCCDSRVDPATIFDTLPGEMFVLRNVANLVPPYEVGGGLHGVSAALEFAVTALNVKHVIVMGHGACGGIAASLAGDLDPEQSFIPGWIAMLDDAREKVVAEAPENPQRALELEGVKTSLANLRTFPFVAEREKAGSLMLHGLHFGVADGKLWALDEQTGEFDPVTEDA; translated from the coding sequence ATGCAAGCTTATCGTGCGCTTCTCGACGGCTATCGCCGCTTCCGTTCCACCGGCTATCCCGATCAGCGTCGGCGCTGGGAGGCCCTCGCGACGGGTCAGGAGCCACCGGTCATGATCATCGGCTGCTGCGACAGCCGGGTCGATCCGGCGACCATCTTCGATACCCTGCCGGGCGAGATGTTCGTGCTTCGCAACGTCGCCAACCTCGTCCCGCCCTACGAGGTGGGTGGCGGGCTCCACGGCGTGTCGGCGGCGCTCGAGTTCGCGGTGACGGCCCTCAACGTCAAGCACGTGATCGTGATGGGGCACGGGGCCTGCGGGGGGATCGCCGCGTCGCTCGCCGGCGACCTAGATCCCGAGCAGAGCTTCATCCCGGGCTGGATCGCGATGCTCGACGACGCCCGCGAAAAGGTCGTCGCCGAGGCGCCCGAGAACCCCCAGCGGGCGCTCGAGCTCGAGGGCGTCAAGACCAGCCTCGCGAACCTGCGCACCTTCCCGTTCGTCGCCGAGCGCGAGAAAGCGGGCTCGCTGATGCTCCATGGCCTTCATTTCGGGGTCGCCGACGGCAAGCTGTGGGCGCTCGACGAGCAGACCGGCGAGTTCGACCCCGTGACAGAGGACGCCTGA
- a CDS encoding lipoprotein-releasing ABC transporter permease subunit, with amino-acid sequence MILNRYERIIAKRYLLPGKGEGERFIFLVSMISLGAVALGVAALIIVMSVMNGFRAELFEKTAGLNGHAVIQGYDGRLSNWQQIADSAKKVPGVTSALPLIEQPLMASANGRVEGVLVRGMRVGDIRQNPVLTGGVKSGSLNNLTPGCNCVAIGTRLAQQLGAFPGSEISLISPEGRDTPIGTVPRIVSYTVAATFEVGVYDYDNAFVILPMEDAQTLLMMGDQVGIVEVKVTDPDKIDRQMGALSQIVQGRGVAVDWRSMNAAIFEALEVERVAMFVVLSLIILVAVFNILSSLIMLVRAKTRDIAILRTMGASRRGMMKVFVTVGTTIGTLGILLGIIIGAVFLFFRQPIVNVIQWMTGQNLWDPSVRFLSELPSKTDPVEVTVIILTALVLSFLSTLYPAWKAASTDPVQVLRYE; translated from the coding sequence ATGATCCTCAACCGCTACGAGCGGATCATTGCCAAGCGCTACCTCCTCCCCGGCAAGGGAGAGGGCGAGCGCTTCATCTTCCTGGTCTCGATGATCAGCCTCGGCGCGGTCGCGCTCGGCGTCGCCGCCCTCATCATCGTCATGAGCGTGATGAACGGCTTTCGTGCCGAGCTGTTCGAGAAGACCGCGGGGCTTAACGGCCATGCGGTCATCCAGGGCTATGACGGGCGGCTGTCGAACTGGCAGCAGATCGCCGACAGCGCGAAGAAGGTGCCGGGCGTGACCTCGGCCCTGCCGCTGATCGAGCAGCCGCTGATGGCCAGCGCCAACGGCCGGGTCGAGGGCGTGCTGGTGCGCGGCATGCGGGTCGGCGACATCCGCCAGAACCCGGTGCTGACCGGCGGGGTCAAGAGCGGCAGCCTCAACAACCTCACCCCCGGCTGCAATTGCGTTGCGATCGGCACCCGCCTCGCGCAGCAGCTCGGCGCCTTTCCGGGCTCCGAGATCAGCCTGATCAGCCCCGAGGGTCGCGACACGCCGATCGGGACCGTGCCGCGGATCGTCAGCTACACCGTCGCCGCGACCTTCGAGGTCGGCGTCTACGATTATGACAATGCCTTCGTCATCCTGCCGATGGAGGATGCGCAGACCCTGCTGATGATGGGCGACCAGGTCGGAATCGTCGAGGTGAAGGTCACCGACCCCGACAAGATCGACCGCCAGATGGGCGCGCTGTCGCAGATCGTGCAGGGCCGAGGGGTCGCGGTCGACTGGCGCAGCATGAACGCCGCGATCTTCGAAGCGCTCGAGGTCGAGCGGGTCGCGATGTTCGTGGTCCTCTCGCTGATCATCCTCGTTGCGGTGTTCAACATCCTCTCGAGCCTGATCATGCTGGTCCGCGCCAAGACCCGCGACATCGCCATCCTGCGCACCATGGGCGCGAGCCGGCGGGGCATGATGAAGGTGTTCGTCACTGTCGGCACGACCATCGGGACGCTCGGCATCCTCCTCGGCATCATCATCGGCGCGGTGTTCCTCTTCTTCCGCCAGCCGATCGTGAACGTCATCCAGTGGATGACCGGGCAGAATTTGTGGGACCCCAGCGTGCGCTTCCTGTCCGAATTGCCGAGCAAGACCGATCCGGTCGAGGTGACCGTGATCATCCTGACCGCGCTGGTCCTGAGCTTCCTCTCGACGCTCTATCCGGCGTGGAAGGCGGCGAGCACGGACCCGGTGCAGGTGCTTCGTTATGAGTGA
- the proS gene encoding proline--tRNA ligase — translation MRLSQAFLPVLKESPSDAQIVSHKLMLRAGLVRQTAAGIYAWLPLGLRVLNKIEQIVREEQDKAGAIELLMPTLQSADLWRQSGRYDAYGPEMLRIRDRHDREILYGPTNEEMITALFAVDTTSYRQLPRTLYHIQWKFRDEVRPRFGVMRGREFLMKDAYSFDLDEAGARLSYYKQMLAYLRTFQRMGIQAVPMRAANGPIGGDLSHEFIVLAPTGESEVFYDSAYDSFDWSQADLNYADEAGLKGLFDRVNTTYAATDETHDEAKWAELPEASRRTGRGIEVGHIFYFGTKYSESMGLKVSGPDGGNVVPHMGSYGVGVSRLVGAIIEASHDDNGIVWPEAVAPWQVGLVTMRGDDAASQAAASDIYDKLTAAGVEVLYDDRDERGGAKLAGMDLMGLPKQIIVGPRGLAAGTVELKDRRTGEKEEISIESALSRLTA, via the coding sequence ATGCGCCTTTCCCAAGCCTTTCTCCCCGTCCTCAAGGAAAGCCCCAGCGACGCCCAGATCGTCAGCCACAAGCTGATGCTGCGCGCTGGGCTCGTCCGCCAGACCGCCGCCGGCATCTATGCCTGGCTGCCGCTCGGCCTCCGGGTCCTGAACAAGATCGAGCAGATCGTCCGCGAGGAGCAGGACAAGGCAGGCGCGATCGAGCTCCTCATGCCGACGCTGCAGAGCGCCGACCTGTGGCGGCAGAGCGGGCGCTACGACGCTTATGGCCCCGAGATGCTTCGCATCCGCGACCGCCACGACCGCGAGATCCTCTACGGTCCCACCAACGAGGAAATGATCACCGCGCTGTTCGCGGTCGACACCACCAGTTACCGCCAGCTGCCGCGGACGCTCTATCACATTCAGTGGAAGTTCCGCGACGAGGTCCGCCCGCGCTTCGGAGTGATGCGCGGGCGCGAGTTCCTGATGAAGGACGCCTACAGCTTCGACCTCGACGAGGCGGGCGCCAGGCTGAGCTATTACAAGCAGATGCTGGCCTATCTTCGCACCTTCCAGCGGATGGGCATCCAGGCGGTCCCGATGCGCGCGGCCAACGGCCCGATCGGCGGCGACCTGTCCCACGAATTCATCGTGCTCGCGCCCACCGGCGAGAGCGAGGTCTTCTACGACAGCGCCTACGACAGCTTCGACTGGAGCCAGGCGGACCTGAATTATGCCGACGAGGCCGGGCTGAAGGGCCTCTTCGACCGCGTGAACACCACCTATGCGGCGACCGACGAGACCCACGACGAAGCCAAGTGGGCCGAGCTGCCCGAAGCCAGTCGCCGCACGGGCCGCGGGATCGAGGTCGGGCACATCTTCTATTTCGGCACCAAGTACAGCGAATCGATGGGCCTCAAGGTGAGCGGCCCCGACGGCGGCAACGTCGTCCCGCACATGGGGAGCTACGGGGTCGGGGTCAGCCGCCTGGTCGGCGCGATCATCGAGGCGAGCCACGACGACAACGGCATCGTCTGGCCCGAGGCGGTGGCGCCCTGGCAGGTGGGGCTGGTGACGATGCGCGGCGACGATGCGGCCAGCCAAGCGGCCGCGAGCGACATCTACGACAAGCTCACCGCCGCCGGCGTCGAAGTCCTCTACGACGACCGCGACGAGCGGGGCGGGGCCAAGCTTGCGGGCATGGACCTCATGGGCCTGCCGAAACAGATCATCGTGGGCCCCCGCGGGCTCGCCGCCGGCACGGTCGAACTCAAGGACCGTCGCACCGGCGAGAAGGAAGAGATTTCGATCGAGAGCGCGCTTTCGAGGCTCACGGCATGA
- a CDS encoding ABC transporter ATP-binding protein: protein MSEPVLETTGLRRAFTQGDTTIEVLRGVDLAVQPGEIVALLGPSGSGKSTLLQAVGLLEGGFEGSIRINGRQAEKLDTDGRTDLRREALGFVYQFHHLLPDFTAIENVTLPQLIRDAEPEAAKERAIALLTALGLGHRLDHRPAKLSGGEQQRVAVARALANRPPLVLADEPTGNLDEHTADVVLAEFLNLVRGEGSAALVATHNERLARKMDRVVRLHEGRLATLGPKAD from the coding sequence ATGAGTGAGCCAGTTCTCGAAACCACCGGCCTGCGCCGGGCCTTCACCCAGGGCGACACCACCATCGAGGTGCTGCGCGGGGTCGACCTCGCGGTCCAGCCGGGCGAGATCGTCGCGCTGCTGGGGCCGTCGGGCTCGGGCAAGTCGACCCTGCTCCAGGCCGTCGGCCTGCTCGAGGGCGGGTTCGAAGGGTCGATCCGGATCAACGGCCGCCAAGCCGAAAAGCTCGACACCGACGGGCGGACCGACCTGCGGCGCGAGGCGCTCGGCTTCGTCTACCAGTTCCACCACCTGCTGCCCGACTTCACCGCGATCGAGAACGTGACGCTGCCGCAGCTGATCCGCGACGCCGAACCCGAGGCGGCGAAGGAGCGGGCGATCGCGCTCCTGACCGCGCTCGGCCTCGGCCACCGGCTCGACCATCGCCCGGCCAAGCTCTCGGGCGGCGAGCAGCAGCGGGTCGCGGTCGCCCGCGCGCTCGCCAATCGCCCGCCGCTGGTGCTTGCCGACGAGCCGACCGGCAATCTCGACGAGCATACCGCCGACGTGGTGCTGGCCGAATTCCTGAACCTCGTCCGGGGCGAGGGGAGCGCGGCGCTGGTCGCGACGCATAACGAGCGACTGGCGCGCAAGATGGACCGGGTCGTGCGACTTCACGAAGGCCGGCTCGCGACGCTGGGACCTAAAGCGGACTGA
- the dnaE gene encoding DNA polymerase III subunit alpha, giving the protein MAFVPLRVLSSFSMLEGAIEPKILAKQAKKLGFPAVALTDRNGLYAAMAFSDAAMDAGVQPIVGATLGLARPAEWGGKAETIDWIVLLAKDEGGYSNLCKLVSKAHMERPDHLDPHVTLDDFRGHAEGLIALTAGGEGSVVRLLADGQAGKAKRALETFAGIFPDRLYVEVSRRCDAAEEAAEAALLDLAYGLDLPLVATNPALYAEPDFHPAHDVMLCIASSSYVDEGNRKRSSEDAWLKPEAVMAELFSDLPEALDNTLVVARRCAVAAPKRRPILPRMGEDEDEALRKAAHAGLEGRIADYPEGQKPAYRERLDFELDVITRMGFAGYFLIVADFIQWAKANDIPVGPGRGSGAGSAVAWALLITDLDPLALGLLFERFLNPERVSMPDFDIDFCETHRDKVIRYVQGKYGRDKVAQIITFGRLKARAVLKDTGRVLQMSYGHVDRLAKLVPNHPTDPWTLERSLNGVSELAAEVKNEPQVKRLFDLAMKLEGLPRHSSTHAAGVVIGDRPLQELVPLHRDPRSDMPVTQFDMKYVEGAGLVKFDFLGLKTLSVLKEGQRLLAKRGITADYAKLGWDDPAVYELLQRGDTVGVFQLESEGMRRTLAAVRPTNFGDIIALVSLYRPGPMDNIPLFGDRKNGRQVIEYPHPLLEEVLKETYGIFVYQEQVMQAAQVLAGYSLGEADLLRRAMGKKIKAEMDAQRERFVEGCGRQDIKPAKANELFDLIDKFAGYGFNKSHAAAYALVAYHTAWLKAHHPAEFFAASMSYDIHQTDKLCLFVDDLRRMGLTLLPPDINASEADFDVADGAVRYALGALKGVGEKAMAELVADRKTKGPYTSLEDFAARIDPRLLNRRQLESLAAAGALDGLNDDRAAVHAGAETILAHATSAHQQRTSGQGGLFGGGGEAEDVAPIRLPRDTHWTLAERMAAERDSFGFYFSAHPVDSHKHLLAAHRVRTSTDLGSVPIPAEGRGAAVMAGLVEEARWRTSQRGKRFLMARFSDSGGQFDATVFDEEAAAAVEAGAKSGQCGLLSVELDRRPGEDQPRVTIKRFQPLEELARRSRVELTARVPSEDVLPAVLKELGQAKSGSGIVRLLVPVTDGREATLLLPGRFAVDAEFAARLARFVGEDGVTLAAAEQLRLVG; this is encoded by the coding sequence ATGGCCTTCGTCCCCTTAAGAGTCCTCTCCTCCTTCTCGATGCTCGAGGGGGCGATCGAGCCCAAGATCCTGGCCAAGCAGGCGAAGAAGCTCGGCTTTCCCGCGGTCGCGCTGACCGATCGCAACGGCCTCTATGCGGCGATGGCGTTCAGCGACGCGGCGATGGACGCGGGCGTGCAGCCGATCGTCGGCGCGACCCTCGGACTCGCGCGCCCGGCCGAATGGGGCGGCAAGGCCGAGACGATCGACTGGATCGTCCTCCTCGCCAAGGACGAGGGCGGCTATTCCAACCTCTGCAAGCTGGTCAGCAAGGCGCATATGGAGCGCCCCGACCACCTCGACCCTCACGTCACGCTCGACGATTTTCGCGGCCACGCCGAGGGGCTGATCGCGCTGACCGCGGGCGGGGAGGGGAGCGTCGTGCGGCTGCTCGCCGACGGGCAGGCCGGCAAGGCCAAGCGCGCACTCGAAACCTTCGCCGGCATCTTCCCGGACCGGCTCTATGTCGAGGTCAGCCGGCGCTGCGACGCGGCCGAGGAAGCGGCCGAAGCCGCACTGCTCGACCTCGCCTACGGTCTCGACCTGCCGCTGGTCGCGACCAACCCCGCACTCTACGCCGAGCCCGACTTCCACCCGGCGCATGACGTCATGCTGTGCATCGCCAGCAGCAGCTATGTCGACGAGGGGAACCGCAAGCGCTCGAGCGAGGACGCCTGGCTCAAGCCCGAAGCGGTGATGGCCGAGCTTTTCTCGGACCTGCCCGAAGCGCTCGACAACACGCTGGTCGTCGCGCGCCGCTGCGCGGTGGCCGCGCCCAAGCGCCGCCCGATCCTGCCGCGCATGGGCGAGGACGAGGACGAAGCGCTGCGCAAGGCCGCGCATGCCGGGCTCGAAGGCCGCATCGCCGACTATCCCGAGGGTCAGAAGCCCGCCTATCGCGAGCGGCTGGACTTCGAGCTCGACGTCATCACCCGCATGGGGTTTGCGGGCTACTTCCTGATCGTCGCCGACTTCATCCAGTGGGCCAAGGCGAACGACATTCCGGTGGGGCCGGGGCGTGGTTCGGGCGCGGGCTCGGCGGTGGCCTGGGCGCTGCTCATCACCGACCTCGATCCGCTGGCGCTCGGCCTGCTGTTCGAGCGCTTCCTCAACCCCGAGCGCGTGTCGATGCCCGACTTCGACATCGATTTCTGCGAAACCCACCGCGACAAGGTGATCCGCTACGTCCAGGGCAAGTACGGCCGGGACAAGGTGGCGCAGATCATCACCTTCGGGCGCCTCAAGGCCCGCGCCGTCCTCAAGGACACGGGCCGCGTCCTCCAGATGAGCTACGGCCATGTCGACCGGCTGGCGAAGCTCGTCCCCAACCATCCCACCGACCCGTGGACGCTCGAGCGATCGCTGAACGGCGTCAGCGAGTTGGCGGCCGAAGTGAAGAACGAGCCGCAGGTCAAACGGTTGTTCGACCTCGCGATGAAGCTCGAGGGCCTGCCGCGGCACAGCTCGACCCACGCCGCGGGCGTGGTGATCGGCGACCGTCCGCTGCAGGAGCTGGTCCCGCTCCACCGCGATCCCCGCTCCGACATGCCGGTCACGCAGTTCGACATGAAATATGTCGAGGGCGCGGGGCTGGTGAAGTTCGACTTCCTCGGTTTGAAGACCCTGTCGGTGCTCAAGGAAGGCCAGCGGCTGCTGGCCAAGCGCGGGATCACGGCGGACTATGCCAAGCTCGGTTGGGACGACCCGGCGGTCTACGAGCTTCTGCAGCGCGGTGACACGGTGGGCGTGTTCCAGCTCGAATCCGAAGGCATGCGGCGGACGCTCGCGGCCGTGCGGCCGACCAACTTCGGCGACATCATCGCGCTGGTGTCGCTCTATCGCCCGGGCCCGATGGACAACATCCCGCTGTTCGGCGATCGCAAGAACGGGCGGCAAGTCATTGAATATCCGCATCCCCTGCTCGAGGAAGTGCTGAAGGAAACCTACGGCATCTTCGTCTATCAGGAACAGGTCATGCAGGCCGCGCAGGTGCTCGCGGGCTACAGCCTCGGCGAAGCGGATCTCCTCCGCCGAGCGATGGGCAAGAAGATCAAAGCCGAGATGGACGCGCAGCGCGAGCGCTTCGTCGAGGGTTGCGGTCGGCAGGACATCAAGCCCGCCAAGGCCAATGAACTGTTCGACTTGATCGACAAGTTCGCCGGCTACGGCTTCAACAAGAGCCACGCGGCGGCCTATGCGCTCGTCGCCTATCACACCGCCTGGCTGAAGGCGCATCATCCGGCGGAGTTCTTCGCCGCGTCGATGAGCTACGACATCCACCAGACCGACAAGCTCTGCCTGTTCGTCGACGACCTGCGGCGCATGGGGCTGACCCTGCTCCCGCCCGACATCAATGCGAGCGAAGCCGATTTCGACGTCGCCGACGGCGCGGTGCGCTATGCACTGGGGGCATTGAAGGGTGTCGGCGAGAAGGCGATGGCCGAACTGGTCGCCGACCGGAAGACCAAGGGGCCGTACACCAGCCTCGAGGACTTCGCCGCGCGGATCGACCCGCGGCTGCTCAACCGCCGCCAGCTCGAGAGCCTCGCCGCAGCGGGCGCGCTCGACGGGCTCAATGACGACCGCGCGGCGGTGCATGCGGGCGCGGAGACGATCCTCGCGCATGCGACCAGCGCGCACCAGCAGCGGACCAGCGGGCAGGGCGGCCTGTTCGGCGGGGGCGGCGAGGCCGAGGACGTCGCGCCGATCCGCCTGCCGCGCGACACGCACTGGACGCTCGCCGAGCGGATGGCGGCCGAGCGCGACAGCTTCGGCTTCTATTTCTCGGCCCACCCGGTCGACAGCCACAAGCATCTCCTCGCCGCGCACCGCGTGCGGACGAGCACCGACCTCGGCTCGGTGCCGATCCCGGCGGAAGGGCGCGGCGCGGCGGTGATGGCGGGGCTGGTCGAGGAAGCGCGCTGGCGCACCTCGCAGCGGGGCAAGCGCTTCCTCATGGCCCGGTTCAGCGACAGCGGCGGCCAGTTCGACGCGACCGTGTTCGACGAGGAAGCGGCAGCCGCGGTCGAGGCGGGCGCCAAGAGCGGGCAGTGCGGGCTGCTGTCGGTTGAACTCGACCGGCGTCCGGGCGAGGACCAGCCGCGCGTGACGATCAAGCGCTTCCAGCCGCTCGAGGAACTGGCGCGGCGAAGCCGGGTCGAGCTGACGGCGCGCGTGCCGAGCGAGGATGTGCTGCCGGCGGTGCTGAAGGAGCTGGGCCAAGCCAAGAGCGGAAGCGGAATCGTCCGGCTGCTCGTGCCGGTCACCGACGGGCGCGAGGCGACCCTTCTGCTTCCCGGGCGCTTCGCGGTCGATGCCGAGTTCGCGGCACGGCTCGCGCGCTTCGTCGGCGAGGACGGAGTGACCTTGGCAGCGGCCGAACAGCTTCGGCTGGTGGGCTGA
- a CDS encoding type II toxin-antitoxin system RatA family toxin, translating to MPKHTENRFLPYTPEQLYALVADVARYDEFLPWVTAVRIRSSSETEMVADLIVGFGAFRERFTSKVIKHHPDAITVDYVEGPLKFLHNEWRFEPAEGGTNLCFSVDFAFRSRIFEAVAGQVFDRALRKMTNAFEQRAAALYGSSNSSAHSAA from the coding sequence ATGCCGAAGCATACCGAAAACCGGTTCCTCCCCTACACGCCCGAGCAGCTCTACGCGCTGGTCGCGGACGTCGCGCGCTATGACGAATTCCTGCCGTGGGTGACCGCGGTGCGGATCCGGTCGTCGAGCGAGACCGAGATGGTGGCGGACCTGATCGTCGGCTTCGGCGCGTTTCGCGAGCGCTTCACCAGCAAGGTCATCAAGCACCACCCCGACGCGATCACGGTCGATTATGTCGAGGGGCCGCTAAAGTTCCTTCATAACGAGTGGCGGTTCGAGCCGGCCGAGGGCGGCACCAACCTCTGCTTCAGCGTCGACTTCGCCTTCCGCAGCCGGATCTTCGAAGCGGTGGCGGGGCAGGTGTTCGACCGGGCGCTGAGGAAGATGACCAACGCCTTCGAACAGCGCGCAGCGGCGCTTTACGGTTCGAGCAACTCGAGCGCGCACAGCGCGGCCTGA
- a CDS encoding pyridoxamine 5'-phosphate oxidase family protein → MADAERAEELKEAFWKELKSSPFVMIGLQGVEDSRTRPWTVQVDWKDDSKDGGDIYFFGAKSEAIVKGLSETNRAVCTYASKGHDLFAHIHGTLELVNDRALVDKFWNPFIAAWYKDGKDDPELQLLRFDTSKAEIWKAETGSTLVAVALKMLGRDPGKDHEHENQAEVAL, encoded by the coding sequence GTGGCTGATGCCGAGCGCGCCGAGGAACTGAAGGAAGCCTTCTGGAAGGAGCTGAAGAGCTCGCCGTTCGTGATGATCGGCCTCCAGGGCGTCGAAGACAGCCGCACCCGCCCGTGGACCGTGCAGGTCGACTGGAAGGATGACTCCAAGGACGGCGGCGACATCTATTTCTTCGGCGCCAAGTCCGAGGCGATCGTGAAGGGCCTGTCGGAAACCAACCGCGCGGTCTGCACCTATGCGTCGAAGGGCCACGACCTGTTCGCGCACATCCACGGCACGCTCGAACTGGTCAACGACCGGGCGCTGGTCGACAAGTTCTGGAACCCGTTCATCGCCGCCTGGTACAAGGACGGCAAGGACGATCCCGAGCTCCAGCTGCTGCGCTTCGACACCAGCAAGGCCGAGATCTGGAAGGCCGAAACCGGTTCAACGCTGGTCGCGGTGGCACTCAAGATGCTCGGCCGCGACCCCGGCAAGGATCACGAGCACGAGAACCAGGCCGAAGTCGCACTCTGA